One segment of Candidatus Paceibacterota bacterium DNA contains the following:
- a CDS encoding ribonuclease HII produces the protein MKFLGFRKEKSIQKKGYNFIAGIDEVGRGALAGPVCASAVFIKDFRDIKGFLRNINDSKKVSAEKRKELFSLITKSKSIEWGIGISSNKIIDKINILEATKAAMRRALFSLNNKLKGEKIDYLILDGNFEIDAGILEEPVIKGDEKIFSCAAASILAKVYRDKIMVKFSRRYLNYGFDRNKGYGTDFHIRQIKKYGFSKIHRESFKISK, from the coding sequence ATGAAGTTTTTAGGATTTAGAAAAGAAAAAAGCATTCAAAAAAAGGGATATAATTTTATTGCCGGAATTGACGAAGTTGGAAGAGGAGCTTTAGCCGGGCCCGTTTGTGCTTCCGCTGTTTTTATTAAGGATTTTAGAGATATAAAAGGATTTTTGAGAAATATTAATGATTCAAAAAAAGTTTCCGCTGAAAAAAGAAAAGAGCTTTTTTCCCTTATTACAAAAAGTAAAAGTATTGAGTGGGGGATAGGAATATCTTCAAATAAAATAATAGATAAAATTAATATTTTAGAGGCCACCAAAGCGGCAATGAGAAGAGCTCTTTTTTCTCTTAATAATAAGTTAAAGGGAGAGAAGATTGATTATTTAATTTTAGACGGAAATTTTGAAATAGACGCTGGTATTTTAGAAGAGCCGGTTATAAAAGGAGACGAAAAGATTTTTTCTTGTGCCGCCGCCTCTATTCTTGCCAAGGTTTATCGCGACAAGATAATGGTTAAATTTTCCAGAAGATATCTTAATTATGGCTTTGATAGAAATAAGGGATACGGTACTGATTTTCATATAAGGCAAATCAAAAAATACGGCTTTTCTAAAATTCACAGAGAAAGCTTTAAAATTTCAAAATAA
- a CDS encoding metallophosphoesterase family protein, translating to MIWGIISDTHGDKGNAIPHIVAEFKKRNVELIIHCGDIETQHLNPELFGNLPVYCALLEEQSDKIEFKNPPEKWVFTRPKNRILDINGQRIYLGHKRSFDFLMNSEIELIKILAEIRKTNDNLRWLFSGHTHHQIYQQGIVNFINPGAIETTIDGYEFAVIDTKTGQVVFSRIHKTNPIKETFSIGVISDTLDISEMNPVFWEKLVKELNNRGVKFIVHCGNIAINDIGRKELCNFEVFYNLREDQIRKLLKTEKPPENWHLIERENPVVEINGYKFYVQLDLGIDLLEKSEIAMQKLCRELRRKYPEISFVLCGFTNDAFYEEGEQVRIVNPGDANQSQNMAVICLPRAEITFSNVPFDPLP from the coding sequence GACATTGAAACTCAACACTTAAATCCGGAACTCTTTGGTAATTTGCCGGTCTATTGCGCTCTTTTGGAAGAGCAATCAGACAAAATTGAGTTTAAAAATCCTCCCGAAAAATGGGTTTTTACAAGGCCAAAAAACAGAATTTTGGATATTAACGGTCAAAGAATATATTTGGGGCATAAAAGGTCTTTTGACTTTTTAATGAATTCTGAGATAGAGCTGATAAAAATTTTGGCTGAAATAAGAAAAACAAACGACAATTTAAGATGGCTGTTTTCGGGGCATACCCACCATCAAATTTACCAACAGGGAATTGTAAATTTCATTAACCCGGGCGCTATTGAAACAACAATTGACGGATATGAATTCGCAGTTATTGACACTAAAACCGGACAGGTTGTTTTTAGCAGAATTCATAAAACAAACCCTATCAAAGAAACTTTCTCTATCGGGGTTATTTCCGACACTCTTGACATATCGGAAATGAATCCCGTTTTCTGGGAAAAATTAGTTAAAGAACTAAATAACAGAGGAGTGAAATTTATTGTTCATTGCGGAAATATAGCGATAAATGATATAGGCAGAAAAGAGCTTTGCAATTTCGAGGTTTTTTACAATCTTAGAGAAGACCAAATCAGAAAATTGCTGAAAACTGAAAAACCACCGGAAAATTGGCATTTGATTGAACGTGAAAATCCGGTAGTTGAAATAAACGGCTATAAATTCTATGTTCAACTGGATTTAGGCATTGATCTTTTGGAAAAATCGGAAATTGCCATGCAAAAATTATGCAGAGAGCTTCGAAGAAAATATCCCGAAATAAGCTTTGTTCTTTGCGGCTTTACAAACGATGCTTTTTATGAAGAAGGAGAGCAAGTTCGTATTGTAAATCCGGGAGATGCAAATCAAAGCCAAAACATGGCAGTAATCTGCCTTCCAAGAGCGGAAATTACTTTTTCAAACGTTCCTTTCGACCCTTTACCATAA
- a CDS encoding DNA polymerase III subunit alpha produces MKFTHLHVHSHYSLLDGLSKIGDLVDHVKKLGMDSIALTDHGVLYGAVEFYKEAKKKGIKPIIGAELYLSHEKMEQKRPNIDHKRYHVVLLVKNKEGYKNLVNLITKAHLDGFYYKPRIDEDLLEKHKEGLIVLSGCIQGKIARLIISNKHKEAKEMALKWQKTFGKDNFFLEIQHHPNIPEQKKVNDFLIDFSKESKIPIVATADSHYLKKEDAEAQDILMLINTGADINDSERLTMKNEDFSLKSPQEMTEAFKDVPEAIENTEKIKNMCDFEFELGNSRLPKFEVPNGKTEEQYLEELCCNGLKKRYKEEITNEIKQRLKYELSVIKELKFSSYFLIVQDLVNWAKSKRIVVGPGRGSAAGSLVSYVLGITNVDPIKHGLIFERFLNPGRVAGLPDIDLDFTDRRRDEVINYAAEKYGRDKVAQIITFGTMAARAVIRDVGRVLGYPYFYCDKLAKMIPFGFNLEMALKKVDEFKEIYNSDEQAKRLIDIAKKLEGVIRHASTHACGVVISPEPLTNYVPLQRPTQNEKTIVTQYEMHSVESLGLLKMDFLGLKNLTIIEDTLARIYVIRNEKIDIEKIPDDDKETYQILRNAESTGIFQLESGGMKRYLKEMAPTRFEDIEVLIALYRPGPMELIPSYIKRKNKEEEITYLHLKLKPILEKTYGIMVYQEQLMKIAQELAGFSLSEADVLRKAVGKKIKELLGAQEEKFINGCVKNNIPKKTAEKIWQWILPFASYGFNKSHSTAYAMIAYQTAYLKAHYPVEFMASLLTSEKTDTERVAILIDECKKMRIEVLPPDINESLKNFTVIPKEKKITFGLLAIKNVGEGIIDIITEERKKNGPFESIGNFIERTSSRELNKKSFESLIKAGAFDKFAERNQLLYNLENLLAWARETAKTKTNGQIGLFGVQNLKSEITLIPSEPAKDQEKLAWEKELLGLYISSHPLDSMKEFLNKNAFSIAKIDDSLINRKVKLAGIILKIKKIITKNGKQMMFLTLEDPTGKIDVTLFPSIIENSKAAIEENKIVFVLGKIDSRNGEIQVVADEIQEIIGQ; encoded by the coding sequence ATGAAATTCACTCATTTGCACGTCCACAGCCATTATTCTCTCCTTGACGGGTTATCTAAGATAGGCGACCTTGTAGACCATGTCAAAAAATTAGGAATGGACTCTATTGCCCTTACTGACCATGGTGTTCTTTATGGAGCTGTTGAATTTTACAAGGAAGCAAAAAAGAAAGGAATAAAGCCGATAATCGGAGCCGAACTTTATCTTTCCCACGAAAAGATGGAGCAGAAAAGGCCGAATATAGACCATAAAAGATACCATGTAGTTCTTCTTGTAAAAAACAAAGAAGGATATAAAAACCTAGTCAATCTTATTACAAAAGCTCATCTTGACGGTTTTTATTATAAGCCAAGAATCGACGAAGACCTCTTAGAAAAACACAAAGAAGGGCTTATAGTTTTATCTGGATGCATTCAGGGAAAAATCGCCCGGCTGATTATTTCAAATAAGCATAAAGAAGCCAAAGAAATGGCGCTAAAATGGCAAAAAACATTTGGGAAAGATAATTTTTTCCTGGAAATACAGCACCATCCAAACATTCCGGAACAAAAAAAAGTTAATGATTTTCTGATTGATTTTTCAAAAGAATCAAAAATTCCAATAGTAGCAACGGCAGATAGTCATTATTTAAAAAAAGAAGACGCCGAAGCCCAAGATATTTTAATGCTTATAAACACTGGAGCGGATATAAACGATTCCGAGCGCCTCACGATGAAAAACGAGGACTTTTCTCTTAAATCCCCACAAGAAATGACAGAGGCGTTTAAAGATGTTCCCGAGGCAATTGAAAATACGGAAAAAATTAAAAATATGTGCGATTTTGAATTTGAGCTTGGCAATTCCCGCCTCCCTAAATTTGAAGTTCCAAACGGGAAAACAGAAGAGCAATATTTAGAAGAATTATGCTGCAACGGGCTTAAAAAACGCTACAAGGAAGAGATAACAAATGAAATAAAACAGCGGTTAAAATACGAACTTTCCGTTATAAAAGAATTAAAGTTTTCTTCTTACTTTCTTATTGTCCAAGACCTGGTTAACTGGGCAAAAAGTAAAAGAATAGTAGTAGGCCCAGGAAGAGGTTCTGCCGCCGGTTCTCTTGTTTCTTATGTCCTTGGCATTACAAATGTTGACCCAATAAAACACGGTCTTATTTTCGAAAGGTTTTTAAATCCGGGAAGAGTTGCAGGGCTTCCCGATATTGACCTTGATTTTACAGACAGAAGAAGAGACGAGGTAATAAACTATGCCGCGGAAAAATACGGAAGAGATAAAGTCGCCCAAATAATCACTTTTGGAACCATGGCGGCAAGAGCTGTTATAAGGGACGTAGGAAGAGTGTTGGGATATCCATATTTTTACTGCGACAAACTTGCAAAGATGATTCCTTTCGGATTTAATCTTGAGATGGCTCTTAAAAAAGTGGATGAGTTTAAAGAAATATATAATAGCGACGAGCAGGCAAAACGGCTTATAGATATCGCCAAAAAACTTGAAGGAGTAATAAGACATGCTTCAACCCATGCCTGCGGAGTAGTAATTTCCCCGGAACCTCTGACAAATTATGTTCCTCTCCAAAGGCCAACGCAAAATGAAAAAACAATAGTAACTCAGTATGAAATGCACTCTGTAGAATCACTAGGCCTGCTTAAAATGGATTTTTTAGGATTAAAAAATCTTACCATTATTGAAGATACGCTAGCCCGCATTTATGTTATAAGAAATGAAAAGATAGACATTGAAAAAATACCCGATGACGACAAAGAAACATACCAGATATTAAGAAACGCTGAAAGCACGGGAATTTTCCAGCTGGAAAGCGGAGGAATGAAAAGATACCTCAAGGAAATGGCTCCTACAAGATTTGAGGACATCGAAGTTTTAATAGCCCTTTATCGTCCAGGCCCGATGGAACTTATTCCTTCCTACATAAAAAGAAAAAATAAAGAAGAAGAAATAACTTATCTTCACTTAAAATTAAAGCCCATCTTGGAAAAAACCTATGGCATAATGGTTTATCAAGAGCAATTAATGAAAATTGCCCAGGAACTTGCGGGATTTTCCCTTTCAGAAGCAGACGTTTTAAGAAAAGCTGTCGGTAAAAAAATAAAAGAGCTTCTTGGAGCTCAAGAAGAAAAATTCATTAACGGCTGTGTTAAAAACAATATTCCGAAGAAAACAGCTGAAAAAATATGGCAGTGGATTTTACCTTTTGCAAGCTACGGCTTTAATAAAAGCCACAGCACGGCTTACGCTATGATTGCCTATCAGACCGCCTATCTTAAAGCCCACTACCCTGTTGAATTTATGGCTTCCCTTCTTACTTCTGAAAAAACAGATACGGAAAGAGTTGCAATACTTATAGACGAGTGCAAAAAAATGAGAATAGAAGTTCTTCCTCCCGACATCAACGAAAGCTTAAAAAACTTCACCGTCATACCGAAAGAAAAGAAAATAACTTTTGGCCTTTTGGCAATTAAAAATGTCGGAGAAGGGATTATAGATATAATAACGGAAGAAAGAAAAAAGAACGGCCCTTTCGAATCTATTGGAAATTTTATAGAAAGAACAAGTTCCCGCGAACTTAATAAAAAGTCATTTGAAAGCCTTATAAAAGCAGGAGCATTCGATAAATTTGCCGAAAGAAACCAGTTACTGTATAATTTAGAAAACCTCCTTGCTTGGGCCAGAGAAACTGCAAAAACAAAAACAAACGGGCAAATCGGCCTTTTTGGAGTTCAAAATTTAAAAAGCGAAATTACCCTTATTCCTTCAGAACCGGCAAAAGACCAAGAAAAGCTTGCTTGGGAAAAAGAATTACTTGGACTCTACATATCTTCTCATCCTCTCGACAGCATGAAAGAGTTCCTTAATAAAAATGCTTTTTCAATAGCGAAAATAGACGATTCCTTGATAAATAGAAAAGTAAAGCTAGCCGGAATAATTTTAAAGATAAAAAAAATAATCACTAAAAACGGAAAGCAAATGATGTTTCTAACACTAGAAGACCCTACTGGGAAAATAGATGTTACCCTTTTCCCATCCATTATTGAAAACAGCAAAGCGGCAATTGAAGAAAATAAAATAGTATTCGTCCTGGGAAAAATAGACAGCAGGAACGGAGAAATACAGGTTGTAGCGGACGAAATTCAAGAAATAATAGGCCAATAA